The Chiloscyllium punctatum isolate Juve2018m chromosome 2, sChiPun1.3, whole genome shotgun sequence genome has a window encoding:
- the ing2 gene encoding inhibitor of growth protein 2: MRGAEPSRAHTGARTLEFVWRVYRAVASTMLGLGQCPKARLSVYVEDYLESVEALPLELQRSVSRLREIDTRYREVLKELDDAYEKYKQETDITQRKRLLHQLQRALINSQELGDEKIQIVSHMSEQVENCAREMDSHSECFEDQNEHESSIEKIKMEVSQTERPSRRLRRQKNGENRDLCHVGNETEEAEEPPKEKRSKSAKKKRSKARPEREISPIDIPIDPNEPTYCLCNQVSYGEMIGCDNDECPIEWFHFSCVGLTYKPKGKWYCPKCRGDTEKTMDKCIEKSKKDRKLR, translated from the exons ATGCGCGGAGCGGAGCCGAGCCGGGCCCATACCGGAGCCAGGACTCTTGAGTTTGTTTGGAGAGTTTACCGGGCGGTCGCCAGCACAATGCTGGGGCTCGGCCAGTGTCCCAaggcccgtctctctgtctacgTAGAGGACTATTTAGAGAGTGTAGAAGCATTGCCGTTGGAGCTGCAGCGGAGCGTCTCCAGACTGAGGGAGATCGACACCCGGTAccgag AAGTTTTAAAGGAACTTGATGATGCTTATGAAAAGTATAAGCAAGAAACAGACATTACTCAAAGAAAACGGCTGCTGCATCAACTCCAGCGAGCATTAATTAACTCCCAAGAGCTGGGAGATGAGAAGATTCAGATTGTTTCTCACATGAGTGAGCAAGTGGAGAACTGTGCAAGGGAGATGGATAGTCACTCAGAATGTTTTGAGGACCAAAATGAACATGAGAGCTCTATTGAGAAGATCAAAATGGAAGTGTCACAAACTGAAAGACCTTCCCGAAGGCTGCGTAGACAAAAAAACGGTGAAAACCGTGATTTGTGTCATGTTGGTAATGAAACTGAAGAGGCAGAGGAGCCTCCTAAAGAAAAAAGATCAAAATCCGCAAAAAAGAAGCGCTCAAAAGCTAGACCAGAAAGGGAAATCTCTCCCATTGATATTCCTATCGATCCAAATGAACCAACTTACTGTCTGTGCAACCAAGTGTCTTATGGTGAAATGATAGGATGTGATAATGACGAATGCCCAATTGAGTGGTTTCACTTTTCTTGTGTAGGCTTAACATACAAGCCAAAAGGCAAATGGTATTGTCCTAAATGCAGAGGTGATACTGAAAAGACTATGGACAAGTGCATAGAAAAATCAAAAAAAGATAGGAAGTTAAGGTAG